Proteins encoded in a region of the Anopheles aquasalis chromosome 2, idAnoAquaMG_Q_19, whole genome shotgun sequence genome:
- the LOC126573095 gene encoding WD repeat-containing protein 7 isoform X2 — MLNTNLVVPVVLWGPNTPTHCVSSVFLSRDQKILATGCYDGQICLWQVDPETLQMTPRCLLVGHTAPVLCLTRASIIQDNNFLVSSSENGEMCTWDLVDGKCTESIKMPQVHTNIQAYHMANCDDIRLFCNGYYAEIMVMDPFSLEVLFCLSSKVNPDWISALHVLRPSKRKDDVVLAITTTGTVKVWTLIGNENKYSEPIYENESKQIRCLNAITMNCCSQNQRTVLIVCAKYWQIYDAGDFTVLCSVISPSGERWMGGDFLSNDRVILWSDEGKGYLFRLPANSIPDNKDFHGPSVGKDSPFLYCILSQMGEKPLSCPPTMKLVTSNRGGKTQKYLLRGDSEGYVNIWAVPDITMEQIKQIQIQKQHPSTLEATICTSLLEAWNKMNPLPAGILDQLYRNSEPMIKLTASIYLPQQSRLVVGREDGSIIIVPATQTVMLHLLHGKHQQYSDWPPHQILNGHSGRVNCLLCPSLANSRYDKSHLVSGGVDFAVCLWDLYSGALIHRFCVHAGEITQLLVPPPTCSPRILKCICSVASDHSVTLLSLQERKCVTLASRHLFPVVSIKWRPLDDFLIVGCSDGTVYVWQMETGHLDRVLHGILAEEVLNACDENSGDTGSSAGSTSEMGLANPAVHFFRGLRHRNINAIRHATQRGIHQLQQLHAHNNQHGDFLMKNRSSPLIIQGLRTNPKDAESHILFFDIEGLIFELHAEEYAAMSPNTLEAEGLLIPTGADTHTSDAGKKISGILAKMKEGAENVQTKVQAKLESVVKNVGDPGKDATDITKKIAPRMEATHVMEVAQLLLSLIHSWGLDPHLDQVCETQLGLLRPMIPVSFGVLSKGGYMSLLLPTWQNNIVTNPNAAELQSASMTAEQFRQEGLTKLFTARLHWELSTTLTSNHLLAMVAMSNTLMSMNMATFIPEQERARKLHRQSTRATWSNEEEQEEAFTQQQAQIKQGWSLLSTHHCFLLPEKIDALDANNFKRPQVEMMARRWQHHCLEIREAAQQLLLGELGRMGKKGRKQLVESWAQYLPMYTHTEPIVQQAPTTGQSNAGSPASSPTGQPIEHEEESEEEEEVVRKPSSLAELKRKQTTAVVLLGVIGAEFGQDISASDGKRNNENRRKSSVVEGFGIGNNNLARSTSMALTHLLLAPATPKLPAYTPLRRAAIDLIGRGFTVWEPYIDVSKVLLGLLEMCCDSNRLIPSLNYKLPLTPQADACRTARHALRLIATARPAAFITTMAREVARYNTMQQNAQAISVPITQSVLHRAKREILQCVEMLIDKMQTEIANLLVEVMDITLHCVDSGDLKNKGLAEVSPQMCKFNQVSHCSASRRIAVGASNGHLAIYELRQNKCQMIPAHTKPVTALAFSPDGKFLVSYSCTENRLSFWQTSAGMFGLGQSQTRCIKGYSTAPIPDIARLNPMKLAKLIWINNRTVTLMLVDGSETRFNV; from the exons ATGCTAAACACCAACCTTGTTGTGCCCGTGGTGTTATGGGGACCAAACACCCCAACCCACTGCGTCTCGAGTGTGTTTCTGTCACGGGACCAGAAAATCTTGGCTACCGGATGCTACGATGGACAAATATGTTTATG GCAAGTGGACCCGGAAACGTTGCAGATGACTCCACGATGTCTGCTCGTCGGCCATACGGCTCCCGTGCTCTGCCTGACGCGGGCATCCATCATTCAGGACAATAATTTTCTCGTCAGCTCgtcggaaaatggcgaaatgtgCACCTGGGATCTTGTGGACGGCAAGTGCACGGAAAGCATCAAGATGCCGCAGGTGCACACCAACATCCAGGCCTACCACATGGCCAACTGCGACGATATTCGGCTGTTCTGCAACGGTTACTACGCCGAGATCATGGTGATGGATCCGTTCAGCCTCGAGGTGCTGTTTTGCCTCAGCTCAAAGGTGAACCCCGACTGGATTTCGGCGCTCCATGTGCTGAGGCCCTCCAAACGTAAGGACGACGTGGTGCTGGCCATCACGACGACGGGCACGGTGAAGGTCTGGACGCTGATCGGCAATGAGAACAAGTATTCGGAACCCATCTATGAGAACGAGTCGAAGCAAATACGTTGCCTTAACGCCATCACGATGAACTGCTGCTCGCAGAATCAGCGCACCGTGCTGATAGTGTGCGCCAAGTACTGGCAGATCTACGATGCAGGTGATTTTACTGTGCTGTGCAGCGTGATATCACCGTCAGGCGAGCGATGGATGGGTGGCGACTTTCTGTCGAACGATCGTGTCATTCTGTGGTCGGACGAAGGTAAAGGCTACCTGTTTCGCTTACCGGCTAACAGCATACCGGACAACAAAGACTTTCACGGGCCGTCGGTGGGAAAGGATTCGCCGTTTTTATACTGCATCCTTTCGCAAATGGGGGAAAAACCGTTATCCTGTCCACCGACTATGAAACTTGTCACGTCGAACCGCGGAGGAAAGACGCAAAAGTATCTACTGCGTGGTGACTCGGAGGGATACGTGAACATATGGGCCGTGCCGGATATTACGATGGAGCAGAtcaaacaaattcaaatccaAAAGCAGCATCCTTCAA CACTCGAGGCAACTATCTGCACATCCCTTCTTGAGGCTTGGAATAAAATGAACCCTTTGCCAGCCGGTATACTGGACCAGCTGTATCGGAACAGTGAGCCGATGATAAAACTTACGGCCAGCATTTATCTGCCCCAGCAGAGTCGACTAGTGGTGGGACGGGAAGATGGCAGTATTATCATTGTGCCTGCGACGCAGACAGTGATGCTTCATCTATTACACGGCAAACATCAACAGTACAGTG ACTGGCCACCACATCAAATCCTGAACGGGCACAGCGGAAGAGTAAACTGTTTGCTTTGCCCATCGCTGGCTAACTCTCGGTACGACAAATCACATCTGGTGTCCGGTGGAGTAGACTTTGCCGTGTGTCTCTGGGACCTTTATAGTGGCGCGTTGATCCACCGGTTCTGTGTTCACGCGGGAGAAATCACACAGCTCctggtgccaccaccaacgtgcAGC CCACGCATCTTGAAGTGTATTTGCTCGGTGGCATCGGACCACTCAGTTACGCTGCTCAGTCTACAGGAGCGAAAGTGTGTGACGTTAGCAAGTCGACACCTCTTTCCTGTAGTTTCGATCAAATGGCGACCTTTGGACGATTTTCTGATAGTTGGCTGTTCAGACGgaaccgtgtatgtgtggcagATGGAGACGGGACATCTGGATCGTGTCCTACACGGTATTCTTGCCGAAGAAGTGCTGAATGCTTGCGATGAAAATAGCGGTGATACGGGCAGTAGCGCCGGATCTACGTCGGAAATGGGATTGGCTAATCCCGCCGTTCACTTCTTCAG AGGACTGCGCCATCGAAACATTAATGCGATTCGGCATGCTACACAGCGCGGTAtacatcagctgcagcagttaCATGCCCACAACAATCAACATGGAGATTTTCTCATGAAAAATCGCAGCAGTCCCCTGATCATTCAAGGATTACGTACGAATCCTAAAG ACGCTGAGAGCCACATACTGTTTTTCGATATCGAAGGATTGATATTTGAATTGCACGCAGAAGAATACGCAGCCATGAGTCCAAATACATTAGAA GCTGAAGGGCTTTTGATTCCCACAGGAGCTGACACTCATACGTCGGACGCTGGAAAAAAGATTTCAG GTATTCTTGCTAAAATGAAGGAGGGTGCCGAGAACGTTCAGACAAAGGTACAGGCCAAGCTTGAGAGTGTTGTCAAGAACGTTGGGGATCCTGGTAAAG ATGCCACAGACATAACGAAGAAGATTGCACCGCGTATGGAGGCCACGCACGTGATGGAAGTAGCGCAGTTGCTACTCTCGCTGATACACTCGTGGGGACTCGATCCGCATTTGGACCAAGTGTGCGAAACGCAGCTAGGTCTATTGCGACCTATG ATTCCCGTGTCTTTCGGAGTGCTTTCGAAAGGAGGCTACATGTCACTTCTGCTACCAACCTGGCAAAACAATATCGTTACCAATCCGAATGCGGCAGAGCTGCAGAGTGCGTCGATGACGGCGGAACAGTTTCGGCAGGAGGGGCTGACAAAGCTATTCACAGCTCGGCTTCACTGGGAGCTTAGCACCACGCTCACATCGAATCATCTTTTGGCAATGGTCGCCATGTCCAACACATTGATGTCGATGAACATGGCCACCTTTATACCGGAGCAGGAGCGGGCTCGCAAGCTGCATCGCCAGTCGACCCGGGCAACGTGGAGCAATGAGGAAGAGCAGGAGGAAGCATttacgcagcagcaggcccAGATCAAGCAGGGCTGGAGCCTGCTCTCTACGCACCACTGTTTCCTGTTGCCAGAGAAGATCGATGCTCTCGATGCCAACAACTTCAAGCGCCCCCAGGTGGAGATGATGGCTCGGCGCTGGCAGCACCATTGCCTAGAGATACGGGAAGCGGCTCAGCAGCTTCTCTTGGGTGAGCTCGGACGAATGGGTAAAAAAGGGCGTAAACAGCTGGTGGAAAGCTGGGCCCAATACCTACCGATGTATAcgcacaccgaaccgatcgtaCAGCAGGCCCCGACAACCGGGCAATCGAATGCTGGCTCACCGGCCTCTAGTCCCACTGGGCAACCCATCGAGCATGAGGAGGAAtcggaagaagaggaggaagtggTGCGTAAACCGTCGAGTTTGGCGGAGCTCAAGCGCAAACAGACGACCGCGGTGGTGTTGTTGGGCGTCATCGGTGCCGAGTTTGGGCAAGACATTTCCGCCTCCGATGGCAAACGTAACAATGAAAACCGCCGTAAAAGCTCGGTGGTCGAGGGTTTCGGCATTGGCAATAATAATCTCGCCCGTTCGACCTCGATGGCACTGACGCATCTGCTGCTTGCGCCAGCGACACCAAAGCTACCGGCGTATACCCCCTTGCGCCGTGcagcgatcgatttgattggCCGCGGTTTCACCGTCTGGGAGCCGTACATCGACGTGAGCAAAGTGTTGCTCGGGCTGCTCGAGATGTGCTGCGACTCGAACCGGTTGATACCGAGTTTGAACTACAAACTACCGCTAACTCCTCAGGCGGACGCGTGTCGGACGGCTCGGCACGCTCTACGGCTTATTGCTACGGCCCGACCGGCCGCCTTCATCACGACGATGGCTCGTGAGGTGGCCCGCTACAACACGATGCAACAGAATGCTCAGGCGATAAGCGTTCCTATCACCCAATCGGTGCTGCATCGAGCCAAACGCGAAATACTCCAATGCGTCGAAATGCTAATTGATAAGATGCAAACAGAGATCGCTAATCTGCTGGTTGAG GTAATGGACATTACGCTGCATTGTGTGGATTCTGGGGATCTTAAGAACAAGGGGCTGGCCGAAGTTAGCCCACAGATGTGCAAATTCAACCAAGTATCACACTGTAGCGCCTCGCGTCGCATTGCTG TTGGTGCCAGTAACGGTCATCTAGCAATTTACGAGCTGCGCCAAAACAAGTGTCAGATGATACCAGCGCATACGAAACCGGTAACGGCGCTCGCGTTCAGCCCGGATGGTAAGTTTTTGGTTAGCTACTCGTGCACGGAGAATCGGCTATCGTTCTGGCAGACCAGCGCCGGCATGTTCGGGCTCGGCCAATCGCAGACACGCTGCATCAAAGGCTACTCGACCGCACCGATACCCGACATTGCGCGCCTCAACCCGATGAAGCTGGCGAAGCTCATCTGGATCAACAATCGCACCGTTACCCTGATGCTGGTCGATGGCTCCGAGACCCGGTTTAATGTGTAA
- the LOC126573095 gene encoding WD repeat-containing protein 7 isoform X1 — protein sequence MLNTNLVVPVVLWGPNTPTHCVSSVFLSRDQKILATGCYDGQICLWQVDPETLQMTPRCLLVGHTAPVLCLTRASIIQDNNFLVSSSENGEMCTWDLVDGKCTESIKMPQVHTNIQAYHMANCDDIRLFCNGYYAEIMVMDPFSLEVLFCLSSKVNPDWISALHVLRPSKRKDDVVLAITTTGTVKVWTLIGNENKYSEPIYENESKQIRCLNAITMNCCSQNQRTVLIVCAKYWQIYDAGDFTVLCSVISPSGERWMGGDFLSNDRVILWSDEGKGYLFRLPANSIPDNKDFHGPSVGKDSPFLYCILSQMGEKPLSCPPTMKLVTSNRGGKTQKYLLRGDSEGYVNIWAVPDITMEQIKQIQIQKQHPSTLEATICTSLLEAWNKMNPLPAGILDQLYRNSEPMIKLTASIYLPQQSRLVVGREDGSIIIVPATQTVMLHLLHGKHQQYSDWPPHQILNGHSGRVNCLLCPSLANSRYDKSHLVSGGVDFAVCLWDLYSGALIHRFCVHAGEITQLLVPPPTCSPRILKCICSVASDHSVTLLSLQERKCVTLASRHLFPVVSIKWRPLDDFLIVGCSDGTVYVWQMETGHLDRVLHGILAEEVLNACDENSGDTGSSAGSTSEMGLANPAVHFFRGLRHRNINAIRHATQRGIHQLQQLHAHNNQHGDFLMKNRSSPLIIQGLRTNPKDAESHILFFDIEGLIFELHAEEYAAMSPNTLEAEGLLIPTGADTHTSDAGKKISDFFGRVKNKAGDMEKILKEKDKHGILAKMKEGAENVQTKVQAKLESVVKNVGDPGKDATDITKKIAPRMEATHVMEVAQLLLSLIHSWGLDPHLDQVCETQLGLLRPMIPVSFGVLSKGGYMSLLLPTWQNNIVTNPNAAELQSASMTAEQFRQEGLTKLFTARLHWELSTTLTSNHLLAMVAMSNTLMSMNMATFIPEQERARKLHRQSTRATWSNEEEQEEAFTQQQAQIKQGWSLLSTHHCFLLPEKIDALDANNFKRPQVEMMARRWQHHCLEIREAAQQLLLGELGRMGKKGRKQLVESWAQYLPMYTHTEPIVQQAPTTGQSNAGSPASSPTGQPIEHEEESEEEEEVVRKPSSLAELKRKQTTAVVLLGVIGAEFGQDISASDGKRNNENRRKSSVVEGFGIGNNNLARSTSMALTHLLLAPATPKLPAYTPLRRAAIDLIGRGFTVWEPYIDVSKVLLGLLEMCCDSNRLIPSLNYKLPLTPQADACRTARHALRLIATARPAAFITTMAREVARYNTMQQNAQAISVPITQSVLHRAKREILQCVEMLIDKMQTEIANLLVEVMDITLHCVDSGDLKNKGLAEVSPQMCKFNQVSHCSASRRIAVGASNGHLAIYELRQNKCQMIPAHTKPVTALAFSPDGKFLVSYSCTENRLSFWQTSAGMFGLGQSQTRCIKGYSTAPIPDIARLNPMKLAKLIWINNRTVTLMLVDGSETRFNV from the exons ATGCTAAACACCAACCTTGTTGTGCCCGTGGTGTTATGGGGACCAAACACCCCAACCCACTGCGTCTCGAGTGTGTTTCTGTCACGGGACCAGAAAATCTTGGCTACCGGATGCTACGATGGACAAATATGTTTATG GCAAGTGGACCCGGAAACGTTGCAGATGACTCCACGATGTCTGCTCGTCGGCCATACGGCTCCCGTGCTCTGCCTGACGCGGGCATCCATCATTCAGGACAATAATTTTCTCGTCAGCTCgtcggaaaatggcgaaatgtgCACCTGGGATCTTGTGGACGGCAAGTGCACGGAAAGCATCAAGATGCCGCAGGTGCACACCAACATCCAGGCCTACCACATGGCCAACTGCGACGATATTCGGCTGTTCTGCAACGGTTACTACGCCGAGATCATGGTGATGGATCCGTTCAGCCTCGAGGTGCTGTTTTGCCTCAGCTCAAAGGTGAACCCCGACTGGATTTCGGCGCTCCATGTGCTGAGGCCCTCCAAACGTAAGGACGACGTGGTGCTGGCCATCACGACGACGGGCACGGTGAAGGTCTGGACGCTGATCGGCAATGAGAACAAGTATTCGGAACCCATCTATGAGAACGAGTCGAAGCAAATACGTTGCCTTAACGCCATCACGATGAACTGCTGCTCGCAGAATCAGCGCACCGTGCTGATAGTGTGCGCCAAGTACTGGCAGATCTACGATGCAGGTGATTTTACTGTGCTGTGCAGCGTGATATCACCGTCAGGCGAGCGATGGATGGGTGGCGACTTTCTGTCGAACGATCGTGTCATTCTGTGGTCGGACGAAGGTAAAGGCTACCTGTTTCGCTTACCGGCTAACAGCATACCGGACAACAAAGACTTTCACGGGCCGTCGGTGGGAAAGGATTCGCCGTTTTTATACTGCATCCTTTCGCAAATGGGGGAAAAACCGTTATCCTGTCCACCGACTATGAAACTTGTCACGTCGAACCGCGGAGGAAAGACGCAAAAGTATCTACTGCGTGGTGACTCGGAGGGATACGTGAACATATGGGCCGTGCCGGATATTACGATGGAGCAGAtcaaacaaattcaaatccaAAAGCAGCATCCTTCAA CACTCGAGGCAACTATCTGCACATCCCTTCTTGAGGCTTGGAATAAAATGAACCCTTTGCCAGCCGGTATACTGGACCAGCTGTATCGGAACAGTGAGCCGATGATAAAACTTACGGCCAGCATTTATCTGCCCCAGCAGAGTCGACTAGTGGTGGGACGGGAAGATGGCAGTATTATCATTGTGCCTGCGACGCAGACAGTGATGCTTCATCTATTACACGGCAAACATCAACAGTACAGTG ACTGGCCACCACATCAAATCCTGAACGGGCACAGCGGAAGAGTAAACTGTTTGCTTTGCCCATCGCTGGCTAACTCTCGGTACGACAAATCACATCTGGTGTCCGGTGGAGTAGACTTTGCCGTGTGTCTCTGGGACCTTTATAGTGGCGCGTTGATCCACCGGTTCTGTGTTCACGCGGGAGAAATCACACAGCTCctggtgccaccaccaacgtgcAGC CCACGCATCTTGAAGTGTATTTGCTCGGTGGCATCGGACCACTCAGTTACGCTGCTCAGTCTACAGGAGCGAAAGTGTGTGACGTTAGCAAGTCGACACCTCTTTCCTGTAGTTTCGATCAAATGGCGACCTTTGGACGATTTTCTGATAGTTGGCTGTTCAGACGgaaccgtgtatgtgtggcagATGGAGACGGGACATCTGGATCGTGTCCTACACGGTATTCTTGCCGAAGAAGTGCTGAATGCTTGCGATGAAAATAGCGGTGATACGGGCAGTAGCGCCGGATCTACGTCGGAAATGGGATTGGCTAATCCCGCCGTTCACTTCTTCAG AGGACTGCGCCATCGAAACATTAATGCGATTCGGCATGCTACACAGCGCGGTAtacatcagctgcagcagttaCATGCCCACAACAATCAACATGGAGATTTTCTCATGAAAAATCGCAGCAGTCCCCTGATCATTCAAGGATTACGTACGAATCCTAAAG ACGCTGAGAGCCACATACTGTTTTTCGATATCGAAGGATTGATATTTGAATTGCACGCAGAAGAATACGCAGCCATGAGTCCAAATACATTAGAA GCTGAAGGGCTTTTGATTCCCACAGGAGCTGACACTCATACGTCGGACGCTGGAAAAAAGATTTCAG ATTTCTTCGGGCGCGTTAAAAACAAAGCCGGAGATATGGAAAAAAtactaaaagaaaaagataaacacG GTATTCTTGCTAAAATGAAGGAGGGTGCCGAGAACGTTCAGACAAAGGTACAGGCCAAGCTTGAGAGTGTTGTCAAGAACGTTGGGGATCCTGGTAAAG ATGCCACAGACATAACGAAGAAGATTGCACCGCGTATGGAGGCCACGCACGTGATGGAAGTAGCGCAGTTGCTACTCTCGCTGATACACTCGTGGGGACTCGATCCGCATTTGGACCAAGTGTGCGAAACGCAGCTAGGTCTATTGCGACCTATG ATTCCCGTGTCTTTCGGAGTGCTTTCGAAAGGAGGCTACATGTCACTTCTGCTACCAACCTGGCAAAACAATATCGTTACCAATCCGAATGCGGCAGAGCTGCAGAGTGCGTCGATGACGGCGGAACAGTTTCGGCAGGAGGGGCTGACAAAGCTATTCACAGCTCGGCTTCACTGGGAGCTTAGCACCACGCTCACATCGAATCATCTTTTGGCAATGGTCGCCATGTCCAACACATTGATGTCGATGAACATGGCCACCTTTATACCGGAGCAGGAGCGGGCTCGCAAGCTGCATCGCCAGTCGACCCGGGCAACGTGGAGCAATGAGGAAGAGCAGGAGGAAGCATttacgcagcagcaggcccAGATCAAGCAGGGCTGGAGCCTGCTCTCTACGCACCACTGTTTCCTGTTGCCAGAGAAGATCGATGCTCTCGATGCCAACAACTTCAAGCGCCCCCAGGTGGAGATGATGGCTCGGCGCTGGCAGCACCATTGCCTAGAGATACGGGAAGCGGCTCAGCAGCTTCTCTTGGGTGAGCTCGGACGAATGGGTAAAAAAGGGCGTAAACAGCTGGTGGAAAGCTGGGCCCAATACCTACCGATGTATAcgcacaccgaaccgatcgtaCAGCAGGCCCCGACAACCGGGCAATCGAATGCTGGCTCACCGGCCTCTAGTCCCACTGGGCAACCCATCGAGCATGAGGAGGAAtcggaagaagaggaggaagtggTGCGTAAACCGTCGAGTTTGGCGGAGCTCAAGCGCAAACAGACGACCGCGGTGGTGTTGTTGGGCGTCATCGGTGCCGAGTTTGGGCAAGACATTTCCGCCTCCGATGGCAAACGTAACAATGAAAACCGCCGTAAAAGCTCGGTGGTCGAGGGTTTCGGCATTGGCAATAATAATCTCGCCCGTTCGACCTCGATGGCACTGACGCATCTGCTGCTTGCGCCAGCGACACCAAAGCTACCGGCGTATACCCCCTTGCGCCGTGcagcgatcgatttgattggCCGCGGTTTCACCGTCTGGGAGCCGTACATCGACGTGAGCAAAGTGTTGCTCGGGCTGCTCGAGATGTGCTGCGACTCGAACCGGTTGATACCGAGTTTGAACTACAAACTACCGCTAACTCCTCAGGCGGACGCGTGTCGGACGGCTCGGCACGCTCTACGGCTTATTGCTACGGCCCGACCGGCCGCCTTCATCACGACGATGGCTCGTGAGGTGGCCCGCTACAACACGATGCAACAGAATGCTCAGGCGATAAGCGTTCCTATCACCCAATCGGTGCTGCATCGAGCCAAACGCGAAATACTCCAATGCGTCGAAATGCTAATTGATAAGATGCAAACAGAGATCGCTAATCTGCTGGTTGAG GTAATGGACATTACGCTGCATTGTGTGGATTCTGGGGATCTTAAGAACAAGGGGCTGGCCGAAGTTAGCCCACAGATGTGCAAATTCAACCAAGTATCACACTGTAGCGCCTCGCGTCGCATTGCTG TTGGTGCCAGTAACGGTCATCTAGCAATTTACGAGCTGCGCCAAAACAAGTGTCAGATGATACCAGCGCATACGAAACCGGTAACGGCGCTCGCGTTCAGCCCGGATGGTAAGTTTTTGGTTAGCTACTCGTGCACGGAGAATCGGCTATCGTTCTGGCAGACCAGCGCCGGCATGTTCGGGCTCGGCCAATCGCAGACACGCTGCATCAAAGGCTACTCGACCGCACCGATACCCGACATTGCGCGCCTCAACCCGATGAAGCTGGCGAAGCTCATCTGGATCAACAATCGCACCGTTACCCTGATGCTGGTCGATGGCTCCGAGACCCGGTTTAATGTGTAA
- the LOC126573107 gene encoding uncharacterized protein LOC126573107, with amino-acid sequence MANKLVLISLLCVVLVAKITQAAPQYVPGEEPSYDEDTDDSSKLLENDTSITDEDYAAIEASLSETFNTAADPGRRLGEGKKP; translated from the exons ATGGCCAATAAACTCGTTCTCATCAgtctgttgtgtgttgttctAGTAGCTAAGATTACCCAG GCTGCCCCGCAATATGTGCCGGGAGAGGAACCTTCATATGACGAAGATACGGACGATTCTTCTAAGCTCCTCGAAAACGATACTTCCATAACTGACGAGGATTATGCTGCAA TTGAAGCAAGTCTCTCCGAAACATTCAACACCGCTGCTGATCCGGGAAGGCGAttgggagagggaaagaaaccATAA
- the LOC126573101 gene encoding cyclin-K: MPNWYYDKKDLRNTPSARDGVEYETERRYRKEGARFIMQAGASMSLGHNTVATGVVYFHRFYMFHSFRTFPRYVTASCCLFLAGKVEETPKKCKDIIKTARALLSDDKFQSFGDDPKEEVMTLERILLQTIKFDLQVEHPYSFLVKYAKCLNGDSAKLQKMVQMAWNFVNDSLSTTVSIQWEPEIIAVALIYLACKLSKFTVVDWVGKQPEHLKWWDMFVQDVTMEILEEICHQVLDLYQPAQMDSAPPDSPPQLPPSKASPPMKRANISPIGHKSSPNIAPNIATNHVVKPTPPPLMAVDIEANPIPKHITTDTTHYPYPPYPIHQAPPMPPQTHGPPPPYGPMVTVMPPQPAQPWQHYPHPHANKYYPPGPPPGRNTYYPPQ, translated from the exons ATGCCGAATTGGTACTATGATAAAAAGGATTTGCGCAACACACCATCGGCGAGGGACGGTGTTGAGTATGAAACGGAACGAAGGTACCGGAAAGAGGGCGCCCGCTTCATCATGCAGGCCGGCGCATCGATGAGCCTCGGCCAcaacacggtggccacgggcgTCGTGTATTTCCACCGGTTCTACATGTTTCACTCGTTTCGCACCTTTCCCCGCTACGTGACGGCCAGCTGCTGCCTGTTTCTTGCGGGAAAGGTAGAGGAAACACCAAAGAAGTGCAAAGACATAATCaaaaccgcgcgcgcgctactATCGGACGATAAGTTCCAATCGTTCGGCGACGACCCGAAGGAGGAAGTGATGACGCTGGAACGGATTCTGCTGCAGACCATCAAGTTTGATCTACAGGTCGAGCATCCGTACTCGTTTCTGGTGAAGTACGCCAAATGTTTAAACGGCGACTCCGCAAAGCTCCAGAAGATGGTCCAGATGGCGTGGAACTTCGTGAACGATTCCCTCAGCACCACTGTCTCAATCCAGTGGGAACCGGAAATCATTGCTGTAGCGCTCATCTACCTGGCATGCAAGCTGAGCAAATTCACGGTGGTAGACTGGGTTGGGAAGCAGCCGGAGCATCTGAAATGGTGGGACATGTTCGTCCAAGACGTGACCATGGAGATTCTGGAGGAAATCTGCCACCAGGTGTTGGATCTGTACCAACCAGCTCAAATGGACAGTGCTCCGCCCGACAGTCCGCCGCAGCTGCCTCCCAGCAAAGCGTCACCCCCGATGAAGCGGGCAAACATCTCCCCTATAGGCCACAAAAGCTCACCTAACATAGCACCTAACATAGCGACGAACCATGTGGTCAAG cctacgccaccaccactcatgGCCGTCGACATAGAAGCGAATCCTATACCTAAGCACATTACAACCGACACCACGCACTATCCTTATCCACCGTACCCAATTCACCAGGCACCGCCTATGCCTCCACAAACCCAtggacctccaccaccgtatGGCCCGATGGTAACGGTCATGCCACCACAGCCTGCGCAACCTTGGCAACACTACCCGCATCCACATGCGAACAAATATTATCCACCGGGTCCACCGCCGGGGCGGAATACCTACTACCCGCCACAGTAA